In Trifolium pratense cultivar HEN17-A07 linkage group LG7, ARS_RC_1.1, whole genome shotgun sequence, a genomic segment contains:
- the LOC123899165 gene encoding ras-related protein RABA4d, producing MSNLYGDYNQKIDYVFKVVLIGDSAVGKTQLLARFSRNQFNVDSKATIGVEFQTKTLIIDNKTVKAQIWDTAGQERYRAVTSAYYRGAVGAMLVYDMTKRQSFDHMSRWLEELRGHADTNIVIMLIGNKCDLGTLKAVPTEDAQEFAQRENLFFMETSALESTNVETAFLTILTEIYRLISKKTLTANDEADPGGSSGLLKGTRIIVPNQDMNDKKGGCCG from the exons ATGTCGAATTTATACGGTGATTACAATCAAAAGATCGATTACGTTTTCAAAGTTGTTTTGATTGGTGATTCTGCGGTAGGAAAAACTCAGCTTCTTGCTCGTTTTTCAAGAAATCAATTCAACGTTGATTCTAAAGCTACAATCGGTGTTGAATTTCAGACCAAAACGCTTATCATTGATAATAAAACTGTTAAGGCTCAAATTTGGGATACTGCTGGTCAAGAAAG GTACAGAGCAGTAACAAGTGCTTATTATCGCGGAGCTGTTGGAGCAATGTTAGTTTATGACATGACTAAGCGTCAATCATTCGATCACATGTCAAGGTGGTTAGAGGAACTGAGGGGTCATGCAGACACAAATATTGTCATAATGCTAATCGGCAACAAGTGTGATCTAGGAACTCTCAAGGCAGTACCAACTGAAGATGCACAGGAGTTTGCACAAAGAGAGAACCTATTCTTTATGGAGACATCAGCACTTGAGTCGACTAATGTGGAAACTGCCTTTCTGACTATTTTAACTGAAATTTACCGACTTATCAGCAAGAAAACACTTACTGCCAATGATGAGGCCGATCCTGGTGGTAGTTCAGGGCTTCTGAAGGGAACCAGGATAATTGTTCCTAATCAAGATATGAATGATAAGAAGGGTGGTTGCTGTGGATAA
- the LOC123899154 gene encoding transcription factor bHLH130, producing the protein MDSNTHQLKQQNQPNSGLLRFRSAPTSLFSNLTPSSSVVDDNNNNNKGSKHFWDDSESRFVSNDNNISGLSCSKEMNSGYGGVGGGLPPHYPRHGSAAATSSSAMDGSFGLVGSLGMDHETSSHKSFGSNLLRQGSSPAGLFSNISFQNGFATMKGVGNYATVNGNNGELSPSMNRLSSQVSFPSRNASSLGMLSHISEIDSEDIEATSPDDGGSNGDTTHYGSGFPYSSWNDTQSFSENLSGLKRGRSGNEKMFSDFQSGGLGNQVHTLSHHLSLPKTSSEMIAMEKLFQFPDSVPCKIRAKRGCATHPRSIAERVRRTKISERMRKLQELVPNMDKQTNTSDMLDLAVDYIKNLQKQFKSLSDKRANCKCMRIQKAVTNQIP; encoded by the exons ATGGATTCCAATACCCATCAACTCAAACAACAGAACCAACCCAATTCTGGGTTGCTTCGTTTTCGTTCTGCACCAACTTCACTTTTTTCTAATCTCACACCTTCTTCTTCTGTTGTTGatgataacaataataataataaaggtaGTAAACATTTTTGGGATGATTCTGAATCAAGATTTGTGAGTAACGATAATAATATTTCTGGTTTATCTTGTTCTAAGGAAATGAATTCTGGTTAtggtggtgttggtggtggATTGCCACCTCATTATCCTAGACATGGTTCTGCAGCTGCTACTTCAAGTTCTGCTATGGATGGTTCTTTTGGGTTGGTTGGTTCATTGGGAATGGATCATGAAACATCATCACATAAGAGTTTTGGTTCAAATCTTCTTAGACAGGGTAGTTCCCCTGCTGGTCTTTTCTCCAACATTTCCTTTCAAAATG GGTTTGCCACCATGAAAGGTGTTGGAAACTATGCAACGGTGAATGGAAATAACGGAGAACTTAGTCCGTCTATGAACCGATTGAGCAGTCAAGTTAGCTTCCCTTCAAGAAACGCTTCTTCGTTGGGAATGTTGTCACACATCTCTGAAATAGATAGTGAGGATATTGAAGCAACTAGCCCTGATGATGGAGGTAGCAATGGTGATACTACACATTATGGTTCTGGATTCCCCTATAGTTCTTGGAATGATACTCAATCATTCTCAGAAAATCTCAGTGGTTTGAAACGAGGGCGAAGCGGTAACGAGAAAATGTTTTCTGATTTTCAG AGTGGAGGACTTGGAAATCAAGTTCATACATTATCACATCACTTGAGTTTACCGAAGACTTCATCCGAGATGATTGCTATGGAGAAGTTGTTTCAGTTTCCAGATTCTGTTCCTTGTAAAATCAGAGCGAAACGAGGCTGCGCTACTCATCCTCGAAGCATTGCCGAAAGA GTAAGAAGAACTAAGATCAGTGAAAGAATGAGGAAATTACAAGAGCTTGTGCCAAACATGGACAAG CAAACTAATACATCAGACATGTTGGATTTAGCTGTTGATTACATTAAAAATCTTCAAAAGCAATTCAAG TCTCTAAGTGATAAAAGAGCAAACTGCAAATGTATGAGGATACAGAAGGCAGTTACAAATCAAATTCCTTGA
- the LOC123896057 gene encoding NAP1-related protein 2-like yields the protein MVSDKNKKLKVSDKSENPEEIDGELVLSIEKLQEIQDELEKINEEASDKALDIEKKYNEIRKPVYDKRNDLIKSAIPNFWPTAFMIHPTLGDLLNEEDQKIFKHLSSLEVEDHKDVKSGYSITFNFNTNPYFENIKIVKTFTFVEEGTTKVISTPIKWKEGKEIPKGVSEEKKGNKRPPSNTSFFSWFSDTELKDDMDDGIAQIIKEDLWPNPLNYFSNEDPNEADEYEDEASGVEKDDDDDDDDDDDDDDDNQEDDSEEEE from the exons atgGTTTCCGACAAGAACAAGAAGTTGAAAGTTTCCGACAAGAGCGAGAACCCTGAGGAAATCGATGGAGAACTTGTATTATCCATCGAAAAGTTGCAAGAAATCCAAGACGAGCTCGAAAAGATCAATGAGGAGGCAAGTGACAAAGCTCTTGATATCGAGAAAAAGTACAATGAGATAAGGAAACCGGTGTATGATAAGCGCAATGATCTTATCAAGTCAGCTATTCCCAATTTCTGGCCAACTGCCTTTATGATTCATCCTACTCTTGGCGATCTTTTGAACGAAGAAGATCAAAAGATATTTAAGCATTTAAGCTCTCTTGAGGTTGAAGACCATAAAGATGTCAAATCAGGCTATTCAATCACTTTTAACTTCAATACTAATCCATATTTTGAGAATATAAAGATTGTGAAGACTTTTACCTTCGTTGAAGAAGGAACAACAAAGGTCATTTCTACACCCATAAAGTGGAAAGAGGGCAAGGAAATTCCCAAAGGAGTTAGTGAGGAGAAGAAAGGGAACAAGCGGCCTCCTTCTAATACTAGTTTCTTTAGCTGGTTCAGTGATACCGAGCTAAAAGATGACATGGATGATGGGATTGCACAAATTATCAAAGAAGATTTATGGCCAAATCCGcttaattatttttctaatgAGGATCCTAACGAGGCAGATGAGTATGAGGATGAAGCTAGTGGTGTGGAAAAGGATG atgacgatgatgatgatgatgatgacgacgacGACGATGACAACCAAGAGGATGACAGTGAGGAGGAAGAATAG
- the LOC123896058 gene encoding cytochrome P450 93A2-like, which produces MKKLCMSEFLNGKMLDQLLPIRKDEINRFLQMIVKKSEVNEAVNVTNELLKLTNSIVMKMSIGKSCFKEDDEAHKVTERVRESAMVSGMFNLADYFWFCKRLDIQGIKKRLKDVHDRFDNMMENIIKEHEEGRSKLERKDGAKDVLDALLSIYEDQNSEIKITRDNIKAFLVDMFTGGTDTTAVTLEWSLAELINHPTIVEKARKEIDSMIRKDRIVIESDISYLPYLQAIVKETLRLHPPSPFILRESTENCTISGYDIPTKTQIFTNIWAIGRDPKNWDNPLEFMPERFLISDENGNESPVVDVRGQNYELMPFGSGRRMCPGTSLALNVAHTTLANMIHCFEWKIEDGGNVCVDMNEGPSFILSRAQPLICFPTPRLLPFPSE; this is translated from the exons ATGAAGAAACTTTGCATGTCAGAGTTTCTTAATGGAAAGATGCTTGATCAACTTCTTCCCATAAGAAAAGATGAGATAAACCGATTTTTGCAGATGATAGTGAAAAAAAGTGAAGTAAATGAGGCTGTGAATGTTACTAATGAGCTTTTGAAACTTACAAATAGTATAGTGATGAAAATGTCAATAGGAAAAAGCTGTTttaaagaagatgatgaagctCATAAGGTTACAGAAAGGGTGAGAGAATCTGCTATGGTGAGTGGAATGTTTAATTTGGCTGATTATTTTTGGTTTTGTAAGAGATTGGATATTCAAGGAATTAAGAAAAGGTTAAAGGATGTTCATGATAGGTTTGATAATATGATGGAGAATATTATCAAAGAGCATGAAGAGGGTAGAAGTAAATTAGAAAGAAAGGATGGTGCAAAGGATGTATTAGATGCTCTTTTGAGTATTTATGAAGATCAAAACTCAGAGATCAAAATAACTAGAGATAACATCAAAGCCTTCTTGGTG GATATGTTCACAGGTGGGACAGATACAACAGCTGTTACTCTAGAATGGTCATTAGCAGAACTAATTAACCATCCAACTATAGTGGAAAAAGCAAGGAAAGAAATCGACTCAATGATTAGAAAGGATAGAATAGTAATAGAATCAGATATATCTTATCTTCCTTATCTCCAAGCCATAGTGAAGGAAACACTAAGACTTCACCCTCCATCTCCATTTATATTGAGAGAATCAACAGAAAACTGCACAATTTCGGGATATGATATCCcaacaaaaactcaaatttttactaatatttggGCTATTGGAAGGGATCCAAAGAATTGGGATAACCCTCTTGAATTTATGCCAGAAAGGTTTCTTATTAGTGATGAAAATGGAAATGAGAGTCCTGTTGTTGATGTTAGGGGACAAAATTATGAGCTTATGCCTTTCGGAAGTGGTAGAAGAATGTGTCCTGGTACTTCACTAGCACTAAATGTTGCTCACACAACCCTTGCAAATATGATTCATTGCTTTGAATGGAAGATTGAAGATGGAGGAAATGTTTGTGTTGACATGAATGAGGGTCCTTCATTTATTCTTTCAAGAGCTCAGCCACTTATTTGCTTCCCAACACCAAGGTTATTGCCTTTTCCTTCTGAGTGA
- the LOC123896056 gene encoding glucan endo-1,3-beta-glucosidase-like: protein MGWVVYTTCNIRIKKCVLSIFFWYLNMFILLLLLLVFTGLETPGTAHSVGVCYGRVANNLPPAKEVIDLYKTNGIERMRIYDPDQPTLEALRGSNIELVIGVRNEDIQSIANSVSLATNWVQNNVLKYSQDVKFRYIVVGNEIDPNTDQASNFVVLAMQNIYTSLASAKLQNQIKISTAIQMNLLGSSYPPSTGAFSDSSISFITPIVNFLVENEAPLLVNMYTYFSYISDPNNVDLSFALFNSQTDRAIDGKYEYRNLFDASLGAIYAALEKVGGANLEVVVSESGWPSDGGVAATVENAQIYYENLFNHVSSGTPNRPNQALETYLFAMFDENQKGPAETERHFGLFTPNKQLKYQITQMHGSSSSSSQSGLGSSSQSGQGGITYFTSSSSSSRQSGGD, encoded by the exons ATGGGTTGGGTTGTATACACCACTTGCAATATAAGAATTAAGAAGTGTGtactttctatatttttctgGTACTTGAATATGTTTATTCTGTTGTTGTTGCTTCTTGTTTTCACTGGGTTGGAGACACCAGGAACAG CACACTCGGTTGGAGTATGCTATGGAAGAGTGGCAAACAACTTGCCTCCTGCTAAGGAAGTAATTGATCTTTACAAAACAAATGGAATTGAAAGAATGAGAATATATGATCCTGATCAACCAACTTTGGAAGCTCTAAGAGGTTCTAACATAGAACTTGTGATTGGGGTTCGTAATGAAGATATTCAATCAATTGCTAATAGTGTTTCATTAGCTACTAATTGGGTCCAAAACAATGTACTAAAATATTCTCAAGATGTCAAATTTAGGTACATTGTTGTTGGGAATGAAATAGATCCTAATACTGATCAAGCATCAAATTTTGTTGTGCTTGCAATGCAAAATATTTATACATCACTTGCATCGGCTAAgttacaaaatcaaataaagattTCAACTGCTATACAAATGAACTTGTTGGGAAGTTCTTATCCTCCATCAACAGGAGCATTTAGTGATTCATCGATTTCGTTTATAACTCcaatagttaattttcttgtggAGAATGAGGCGCCACTTCTTGTGAACATGTACACTTATTTCAGCTACATAAGTGACCCGAATAACGTTGATCTTTCGTTTGCTTTGTTTAATTCGCAAACGGATAGGGCAATTGATGGAAAATATGAGTATCGAAATCTCTTTGATGCATCATTAGGAGCAATTTATGCAGCTCTTGAGAAAGTTGGTGGTGCTAATTTGGAAGTAGTTGTTTCGGAAAGTGGATGGCCTTCTGATGGTGGTGTTGCTGCGACGGTTGAAAATGCACAAATTTACTATGAGAATTTGTTTAACCATGTTTCTAGTGGGACTCCTAATAGGCCTAATCAAGCATTggaaacttatttatttgctatGTTCGATGAAAATCAAAAAGGACCTGCTGAAACAGAAAGacattttggtttgtttacGCCTAATAAACAACTCAAGTATCAAATTACTCAAATGCATGGGTCATCAAGTTCCTCTTCCCAGTCGGGTTTAGGTTCCTCTTCTCAATCGGGACAAGGAGGCATAACTTACTTCACAtcgtcatcttcttcttctcgtCAATCGGGAGGa GATTGA